The Actinomycetota bacterium genome has a segment encoding these proteins:
- a CDS encoding NYN domain-containing protein: MATGGHERLEDAVPAPDEELLERLPADEWAVLLRSVRAALHQLDDNVVTPRMAQLRALPASRLASGRSRRDLCRFLSTGGALWHGTLARLDDDPDGGTVLAILRGEVEVAAPQPRHPQRADAGSPDRHQRLRTRAREFREQRDDARRRAEGLEARLRVEQGRVQELEDDVRTLEETIEALQRRLTAAAEERHQAVERVRRQADAQVAQLRDELRKLRRREEERLQRRRRHRRAREALERRASEEIADYRSSLRSGARPAASGRPSRLPAGIAPGTVDAAQALLVPGRRVVVDGYNVSLQHRGHLELEQQRLWLTTQLESLVARLKVRCTVVFDGDPGVNAPTSRSRLVRVRFTAGGTADDAIVELVESLAADEPVVVVTDDRELADRVRRLRADVIGTAPLLALAG; the protein is encoded by the coding sequence GTGGCGACCGGTGGGCACGAGCGGCTCGAGGACGCGGTGCCGGCACCGGACGAGGAATTGCTCGAGCGGCTCCCCGCCGACGAGTGGGCGGTGCTGTTGCGTAGCGTCCGCGCTGCGCTGCACCAGCTCGACGACAACGTGGTCACACCGCGGATGGCGCAACTGCGGGCGCTGCCGGCGAGCAGGTTGGCGTCCGGGCGGTCCCGGCGGGATCTGTGTCGCTTCCTGTCGACCGGTGGCGCGCTGTGGCATGGGACGCTCGCACGGCTCGACGACGACCCCGACGGCGGCACCGTGCTCGCGATCCTGCGCGGCGAGGTGGAGGTCGCCGCGCCGCAACCGCGCCACCCCCAACGTGCTGATGCCGGCAGCCCAGACCGCCATCAACGCCTCCGCACGCGCGCCCGCGAGTTCCGCGAGCAGCGGGACGATGCGCGCCGACGCGCCGAAGGCCTCGAGGCGCGACTGCGCGTCGAACAGGGGCGGGTGCAGGAGCTCGAGGACGACGTCCGCACTCTCGAGGAGACGATCGAGGCGCTGCAGCGTCGTCTGACCGCGGCGGCCGAGGAGCGCCACCAGGCGGTCGAACGGGTCCGCCGTCAGGCCGACGCGCAAGTGGCCCAGCTCCGCGATGAGCTACGGAAGCTGCGCCGGCGGGAGGAAGAACGCCTCCAACGCCGACGGCGGCACCGGCGCGCACGCGAGGCCCTCGAACGACGCGCCAGCGAGGAGATCGCCGACTACCGCTCGTCGCTCCGGTCGGGGGCGCGCCCGGCCGCGTCCGGGCGCCCCAGCCGGTTGCCCGCCGGTATCGCCCCGGGCACGGTCGACGCTGCGCAGGCGCTGCTGGTCCCCGGCCGCAGGGTGGTCGTCGACGGGTACAACGTCTCCCTGCAACACCGCGGCCACCTGGAGCTCGAGCAGCAGCGGCTGTGGTTGACCACCCAGCTCGAGTCGTTGGTCGCCCGCCTGAAGGTGCGGTGCACGGTCGTCTTCGACGGGGATCCGGGCGTCAACGCGCCTACGTCGCGGTCGCGTCTGGTCCGGGTGCGCTTCACGGCAGGGGGGACCGCCGACGATGCCATCGTCGAACTGGTCGAGTCGCTGGCCGCCGACGAGCCGGTCGTCGTCGTCACCGACGACCGGGAGCTCGCAGACCGTGTCCGCCGGCTCCGGGCGGACGTGATCGGGACCGCTCCGCTGCTCGCCCTGGCCGGTTGA
- a CDS encoding DUF309 domain-containing protein: MQRRVSRCGRYPAGRRPRGTVSDQRRQVRRYERDRDEKGRPANARPRDRLGRPLPRGAEPAETVEDFASDDIEDALAKAVELWDEERFFEAHEVLEDVWNAAPDTDRLFWQGVIQVAVGCCHHQRGNVPGSVALFRKAAEKLAGYPDVYNGIDVEQLRVFAEGAADVVAETGEIFEIGYLEFPAMDAGPWFGSVRSR, from the coding sequence ATGCAGCGGAGGGTATCCCGGTGCGGTCGGTACCCTGCGGGGAGACGACCCAGGGGAACCGTGAGCGACCAACGACGCCAGGTCCGCCGCTACGAGCGGGACCGCGACGAGAAGGGCCGCCCCGCCAACGCCCGCCCGCGCGACCGGCTCGGCCGGCCGCTGCCTCGCGGTGCCGAACCGGCCGAGACCGTCGAGGACTTCGCGTCGGACGACATCGAGGACGCACTCGCCAAAGCGGTCGAGCTGTGGGACGAGGAGCGCTTCTTCGAGGCGCATGAGGTGCTGGAGGACGTCTGGAACGCCGCCCCGGATACGGACCGGCTGTTCTGGCAGGGTGTGATCCAGGTCGCGGTGGGCTGCTGTCACCATCAGCGTGGCAACGTCCCCGGGTCGGTGGCGCTGTTCCGCAAGGCCGCCGAGAAGCTGGCCGGGTACCCCGACGTCTACAACGGGATCGACGTCGAGCAGCTCCGCGTCTTCGCGGAGGGAGCAGCCGACGTGGTCGCCGAGACCGGCGAGATCTTCGAGATCGGTTACCTGGAGTTCCCCGCCATGGACGCCGGACCCTGGTTCGGCTCGGTCCGATCGAGGTGA
- the mutM gene encoding bifunctional DNA-formamidopyrimidine glycosylase/DNA-(apurinic or apyrimidinic site) lyase, producing MPELPEVESVRRQLAPELTGRQVVGVDHVPQRRFVNLDRLAGHMVLGVRRRGKFLLCPLDDGLELVANLGMTGSLHFGPADDYARAQLLLDDGRQLNYRDPRRFGRLAVVPAGDYTSIPTLAMLGPEPLTDEFHPDGFARALAATTAPVKAVLLGQRAVAGVGNIYADEALWRAKIHPASRRVGWRRALMLHSAIREVLSESIEREGTTFRDYRMVNGESGRNADFLQVYGHAGRACQRCGTELRRIVVAQRGTTYCATCQRP from the coding sequence ATGCCTGAGCTGCCCGAGGTCGAGTCCGTCCGACGACAGTTGGCCCCCGAGCTGACGGGGCGCCAGGTCGTTGGCGTCGACCACGTGCCGCAGCGACGTTTCGTGAACCTGGATCGGCTGGCGGGACACATGGTCCTGGGTGTTCGCCGCCGCGGGAAGTTCCTGCTGTGCCCGCTCGACGATGGCCTGGAGCTCGTGGCGAACCTCGGCATGACAGGATCCCTGCACTTCGGACCGGCGGACGACTACGCCCGAGCCCAGCTCCTCCTCGACGACGGGCGCCAGCTCAACTACCGCGACCCGCGACGGTTCGGTCGCCTCGCGGTCGTGCCAGCGGGCGACTACACGTCGATCCCCACCCTGGCGATGCTTGGTCCCGAACCACTCACCGATGAGTTCCACCCCGACGGTTTCGCACGCGCGCTGGCGGCCACGACCGCCCCGGTGAAAGCGGTCCTCCTCGGCCAACGCGCAGTGGCCGGAGTGGGGAACATCTACGCCGACGAGGCGCTCTGGCGGGCCAAGATCCACCCGGCGAGCCGGCGCGTGGGGTGGCGCCGCGCCCTGATGCTGCACTCCGCGATCCGCGAGGTCCTATCCGAGTCGATCGAGCGGGAGGGCACCACCTTCCGCGACTACCGGATGGTCAACGGCGAGAGCGGACGCAACGCCGACTTCCTGCAGGTCTACGGACACGCGGGCAGGGCCTGCCAGCGGTGCGGGACCGAGCTGCGCCGCATCGTCGTGGCCCAGCGCGGCACGACCTACTGCGCGACGTGCCAGCGGCCGTGA
- a CDS encoding DUF3152 domain-containing protein — MPARNALVAMAVLAAQIALVACSPGAASPADPPSVRRSSTAPARAPPGSIGEPSWGMAAPSLIVTAQPVTPRADDLDEIEIRYAVERRTDDAATAGFAAVVDATLSDPRGWQRAGLRFVRDDAAPYLIVLAEGHQVDAMCHPYRTRGLYSCQNGPVVALNADRWRTATPEWTGDLETYRMMLINHEVGHLVHLHHPAEPQCPRPGAPAAVMAQQSTELNGCLPNAWPLQWEVELAARRAEPLAPGPDHHADDHRPTPP, encoded by the coding sequence GTGCCTGCCCGTAACGCCTTGGTGGCAATGGCGGTGCTGGCCGCACAGATCGCGCTCGTGGCCTGCTCACCGGGTGCAGCATCGCCAGCCGATCCCCCATCGGTTCGCCGCTCATCGACCGCCCCGGCGCGGGCGCCGCCCGGATCGATCGGCGAGCCCTCGTGGGGCATGGCCGCCCCGTCGCTGATCGTGACCGCGCAGCCGGTCACCCCACGCGCTGACGACCTCGACGAGATCGAGATCCGATACGCGGTCGAGCGGCGCACCGACGACGCCGCGACCGCGGGGTTCGCCGCGGTGGTCGACGCCACCCTGTCCGACCCGAGGGGCTGGCAGCGCGCTGGATTGCGGTTCGTTCGCGACGACGCCGCCCCCTACCTGATCGTCCTCGCTGAAGGTCACCAGGTCGACGCCATGTGCCACCCGTACCGGACACGGGGTCTGTACTCGTGCCAGAACGGCCCGGTGGTGGCGTTGAACGCCGACCGCTGGCGGACCGCCACGCCGGAGTGGACCGGGGACCTGGAGACCTACCGGATGATGCTGATCAACCACGAGGTCGGCCACCTCGTGCACCTGCATCATCCGGCGGAGCCGCAGTGCCCACGGCCGGGTGCGCCCGCGGCCGTGATGGCGCAGCAGAGCACCGAACTGAACGGCTGCCTGCCCAACGCGTGGCCACTTCAGTGGGAGGTGGAGTTGGCGGCGCGCCGTGCGGAACCGCTGGCACCCGGACCCGACCACCACGCGGATGACCACCGACCGACACCGCCGTGA